From Vibrio tritonius, the proteins below share one genomic window:
- a CDS encoding AEC family transporter, with translation MLTVFSVILPIFLVMLVGYIAAKVNLLSQRSMSEMGRYVIYIALPAVIIKTVLHIDIQAILNVRYLLAYAVSSVAITVVAMIGLRQWLKLRGLDAAVAVTGMVVPNSSFIGYPIILQLMDNPPVNAFAMALLVENLCVLPICFILMDYGALESQHALKTKLKALLIKVVKNPLLIAILIGVMGNVLHITLPKAIDQTLALFAPSAVAVALFAIGGSLAAIEIRNTRRDQLTVVTLGKLIIHPLMAIAMLTLLLPDQAHDLKLALVIITAMPMFSIYSVIGDIYGRQTFCTTAQLVTNGLSVVTIPVMITIAQMVF, from the coding sequence ATGTTGACTGTCTTTTCAGTGATTTTGCCTATATTTCTGGTCATGCTTGTCGGCTATATCGCAGCCAAGGTCAACTTACTGTCGCAGCGTTCAATGTCAGAGATGGGACGTTATGTTATCTACATTGCGTTGCCCGCTGTCATTATCAAAACCGTACTACATATTGATATTCAGGCGATTCTTAATGTGCGTTATCTACTCGCTTATGCGGTCAGTTCGGTGGCGATTACCGTGGTGGCAATGATAGGGCTACGTCAATGGTTAAAACTTAGAGGTTTGGATGCGGCTGTCGCAGTCACTGGCATGGTCGTCCCTAACAGCTCTTTTATTGGCTATCCGATTATTCTGCAATTGATGGATAACCCACCCGTGAATGCGTTCGCCATGGCACTGTTGGTAGAAAACCTGTGTGTGCTGCCTATTTGTTTTATCTTGATGGACTACGGTGCGTTAGAGAGTCAGCATGCACTGAAAACAAAATTAAAAGCCCTGTTAATTAAAGTGGTAAAAAACCCATTATTGATTGCCATATTAATCGGAGTCATGGGCAATGTACTGCACATTACTTTGCCAAAGGCTATTGATCAAACCCTCGCCCTATTTGCCCCTTCAGCCGTTGCCGTAGCATTATTTGCGATCGGAGGCTCGCTTGCCGCTATTGAAATTCGCAATACTCGCCGCGACCAATTAACAGTGGTGACCTTAGGTAAATTGATTATCCACCCACTAATGGCGATTGCGATGTTAACGCTGTTGCTCCCAGATCAAGCTCATGATTTAAAATTGGCCTTAGTTATCATCACAGCGATGCCGATGTTTAGCATCTATTCAGTAATCGGTGACATTTACGGGCGACAAACCTTTTGTACCACAGCACAATTAGTAACAAATGGGCTATCGGTTGTGACAATTCCAGTAATGATAACCATCGCACAAATGGTATTTTGA
- the nifK gene encoding nitrogenase molybdenum-iron protein subunit beta — translation MTQNVEDIKTGYQLFQQPEYQDLIHSKRGEFEQAVDAAKVKEVFEWTTTEEYQEINFNRKHITIDPAKACQPLGAVLCALGFEKTLPYVHGSQGCVAYFRTYFNRHFKEPVACVSDSMTEDAAVFGGQENMSQGLENAFALYKPEAIAVSTTCMAEVIGDDLNAFINNAKAGGHLPDSVPTPNAHTPSFVGSHTTGWDNMFEGILRYFTINKEGYEPGSSNKINIVPGFETYLGNYRVIQRMLDEMGVEYNYLCDPSEVLDTPADGEFRMYAGGTSYDKVREAPNAKATLLLQETQLAKTKKFIDTTWHQDVPKLSIPMGLEWTDNFLMKVSELSGKPIPQSLSTERGRLVDMMTDSHTWLHGVTVSLYGDPDYLLGMCKFLTELGCEIKHVLCNNGAKRWRKQMEAQLAETPYGEKAKVYTGNDLWHLRSLMFTDKPDLLIGNSYGKFIQRDTKAKGEEFEVPLVRIGFPIFDRHHLHRHTTLGYEGAMYILTTLVNAVLEQIDKETMVLGKTDLGFDLVR, via the coding sequence ATGACTCAAAATGTTGAAGATATCAAAACAGGTTACCAGTTGTTTCAACAACCTGAATATCAGGACTTGATACACAGCAAACGCGGCGAATTTGAGCAGGCAGTTGATGCAGCCAAAGTGAAAGAAGTGTTTGAGTGGACCACAACGGAAGAATATCAAGAGATTAACTTCAATCGTAAACACATTACGATTGATCCGGCCAAAGCGTGTCAGCCTTTAGGTGCCGTGCTTTGTGCGCTTGGGTTTGAAAAAACCCTACCTTATGTCCACGGCTCACAGGGATGTGTTGCCTATTTCCGTACTTACTTTAACCGCCATTTCAAAGAGCCTGTTGCTTGCGTATCCGACTCTATGACGGAAGATGCAGCGGTGTTTGGTGGGCAAGAGAACATGTCACAAGGGTTGGAAAACGCCTTTGCTCTGTATAAACCAGAAGCGATTGCCGTCTCTACCACCTGTATGGCAGAAGTTATTGGTGATGACCTAAACGCGTTTATTAATAACGCCAAAGCAGGTGGTCATTTACCTGACTCAGTGCCAACCCCGAATGCGCATACGCCAAGTTTTGTTGGTAGTCACACTACAGGTTGGGACAACATGTTTGAAGGAATTTTGCGCTACTTCACCATCAACAAAGAGGGTTATGAACCCGGTAGCAGCAATAAGATCAACATTGTCCCCGGTTTTGAAACTTACTTGGGTAACTATCGCGTTATTCAGCGCATGCTCGATGAGATGGGCGTGGAATACAACTATCTGTGCGACCCATCCGAAGTGCTTGATACCCCTGCCGACGGTGAGTTTCGGATGTATGCAGGGGGAACTTCGTATGACAAAGTTCGCGAGGCGCCTAATGCAAAAGCGACGCTGTTATTGCAGGAAACACAACTGGCGAAAACCAAGAAATTTATTGATACGACATGGCATCAAGATGTACCGAAATTGTCGATACCAATGGGTCTTGAATGGACCGATAACTTCCTGATGAAAGTCTCTGAGTTAAGCGGTAAACCTATTCCACAATCACTCTCCACTGAGCGCGGGCGTTTGGTCGATATGATGACCGACTCCCACACATGGCTCCATGGTGTGACGGTGTCACTTTATGGCGATCCAGATTATCTATTGGGTATGTGTAAATTCCTCACTGAATTAGGCTGTGAAATTAAGCACGTTCTGTGTAACAACGGCGCTAAACGTTGGCGTAAACAGATGGAAGCGCAATTGGCTGAAACGCCTTACGGTGAAAAAGCCAAAGTGTATACCGGCAATGACCTATGGCATCTGCGCTCGCTGATGTTTACCGATAAGCCTGACCTGCTGATTGGTAACTCTTATGGCAAATTTATTCAACGCGATACCAAAGCCAAAGGTGAAGAATTTGAAGTGCCATTAGTGCGCATCGGCTTCCCAATCTTTGACCGTCACCATCTACATCGTCACACCACTTTGGGTTATGAAGGGGCGATGTACATTTTAACTACGTTAGTGAATGCGGTATTGGAGCAAATTGATAAAGAAACCATGGTATTAGGCAAAACTGACCTTGGCTTTGATTTGGTACGTTAA
- a CDS encoding NifB/NifX family molybdenum-iron cluster-binding protein: MDSLTEPAAIRVAMAVKALPNVPVRALLGLLVQHLGEPLSEDKLLGLSPQAFHLMVNSLGVETTKKEIKNALDVLTEPMAGNEVPHVTTHTPLAGPKLRVALTSNQGEMINGHYGSCLRVLIYEVNSTEHQLVDVRAIDAGLKGEERALYLLSKIRDCQILFTLSIGGPAAARVTRANVHPIKRAVPTSAEDTLNELSNVIRQSPPPWLQKFMGIYQPKECFDEDAA; the protein is encoded by the coding sequence ATGGATTCTCTAACCGAACCGGCTGCCATTAGGGTAGCCATGGCAGTCAAAGCGCTGCCGAATGTCCCAGTGAGGGCCTTATTGGGATTACTGGTGCAACATTTAGGTGAGCCGCTAAGTGAGGACAAATTGCTTGGGTTATCACCGCAAGCGTTTCATTTGATGGTCAATTCATTAGGTGTTGAAACCACCAAAAAAGAGATTAAGAATGCGTTAGATGTACTAACTGAACCTATGGCGGGCAATGAGGTTCCCCACGTCACAACTCATACTCCTTTAGCTGGGCCAAAGTTGCGTGTGGCGCTCACTTCCAATCAAGGAGAAATGATTAACGGTCACTATGGTTCTTGCCTACGTGTGTTGATTTATGAAGTGAACAGTACCGAACATCAGCTGGTGGATGTGCGCGCTATCGATGCCGGATTAAAAGGGGAAGAGCGTGCGCTCTATCTATTGAGCAAAATTCGTGACTGCCAAATCCTTTTTACGCTCTCTATCGGTGGGCCCGCCGCCGCGCGCGTGACTCGTGCCAATGTACATCCGATCAAACGTGCCGTTCCTACGTCAGCTGAGGATACGTTAAACGAACTGTCCAACGTGATCCGCCAATCACCACCACCTTGGTTGCAAAAGTTCATGGGAATCTATCAACCCAAAGAGTGCTTTGATGAGGACGCCGCCTAA
- a CDS encoding oligogalacturonate-specific porin KdgM family protein, producing the protein MKSYLYLLPVAAVALLPITSMADTSYISYEHNYRTENRFNSDKVSLAYQFDNGLRFEIAANLINKKRDSLDDPTNYSEYFDTSYRYQINDSLSLIPSIRLKFYTGAGDDYDFSGEIGDNGDSGSRYIPGLALRYDLNDDLYLWTGYQYEWRKYSHKKGYTSADNNRRQVYKIGANYQLSKSITLAYTAQYQDADYTLFDNKQSNYEQSAFIYYRVNRDWQPYLGVDDTAVATDSDHREAKVTAGFNFYF; encoded by the coding sequence ATGAAATCTTATCTATATCTTTTGCCAGTTGCGGCAGTTGCATTATTACCCATCACCTCAATGGCAGACACCAGTTATATCTCATATGAACATAACTATCGTACAGAAAATCGTTTTAATAGCGACAAAGTGTCTTTAGCTTATCAATTCGATAATGGCTTACGCTTTGAAATTGCAGCCAACCTTATCAATAAAAAGCGCGACAGTTTGGACGACCCAACCAACTACAGTGAATATTTTGATACCAGTTATCGCTATCAAATCAACGATTCACTCTCTCTTATCCCAAGTATCCGCTTGAAATTTTACACTGGCGCAGGCGATGACTACGATTTCAGTGGTGAAATCGGGGACAACGGCGATAGTGGCTCACGTTATATACCTGGCTTAGCTCTGCGATACGACCTCAATGACGACCTTTATCTATGGACTGGCTATCAATACGAATGGCGTAAATACTCTCACAAAAAAGGATATACCTCTGCCGATAACAATCGTCGACAAGTGTACAAAATCGGCGCCAATTACCAGCTATCTAAATCGATCACACTGGCCTACACCGCGCAATATCAAGATGCCGACTACACCTTGTTCGATAACAAACAATCCAATTACGAACAAAGCGCCTTTATTTACTACCGCGTCAATCGCGATTGGCAACCTTATTTAGGGGTTGATGACACCGCAGTAGCAACGGACAGCGATCATCGCGAAGCCAAAGTCACCGCAGGATTTAATTTCTATTTTTAA
- the nifE gene encoding nitrogenase iron-molybdenum cofactor biosynthesis protein NifE — MKQSEIKLLQDEPACEHNKGEKSGCSRPKPGATAGGCCFDGAQISLLPIADVGHIIHGPIACAGNSWDNRGTRAVGSDLFRYGFTTDLNEQDVIMGRAEKRLLHAIKQLIREHNPPAVFVYMTCVPSLEGNDIQAICDVAQERWGIPVIAVDAAGFYGNKNLGNRIAGHVMVEKVVGTAEPPAKPLMKHDPTRHVHDIVLIGEYNIAGEFWCVSRLFEELGIRILCCLAGDTLFHQIQTMHRADASMVVCARAQVNVARSLEEKWGIPWFEGSFYGIEDTSIALRTFAKLLNDPKLTEETEALIAREEKRLREALAPYKARLEGKRALLYTGGVKSWSVISALKDLGIECIATGTRKSTQSDKKRIIDIMGQDALMLDEGGARLLIDTYHQFHADVMIAGGRNMYTSLKARLPFLHINQEREHAYAGYEGMIRLAIELCRTLEAPIWDVARSSAPWLSESVAEEAPATHLVVNHRG; from the coding sequence ATGAAACAATCAGAAATCAAATTACTACAGGATGAGCCCGCTTGTGAGCATAACAAGGGGGAGAAAAGTGGTTGTAGTCGGCCAAAACCGGGAGCGACTGCGGGTGGCTGCTGCTTTGATGGGGCACAAATTAGCTTACTGCCGATTGCCGATGTTGGGCACATCATCCACGGTCCGATCGCCTGTGCGGGCAACAGTTGGGATAACCGCGGTACCAGAGCGGTGGGCAGTGACCTGTTTCGCTATGGTTTTACCACTGATCTAAACGAACAAGATGTGATCATGGGGCGGGCTGAAAAACGCTTACTGCATGCCATCAAGCAGTTGATCAGAGAACACAATCCACCCGCAGTGTTTGTCTACATGACCTGTGTTCCCTCTTTGGAAGGCAATGATATTCAAGCTATTTGCGATGTCGCCCAAGAACGTTGGGGCATTCCTGTGATTGCGGTGGATGCGGCGGGATTTTATGGCAACAAAAACCTAGGTAACCGCATCGCCGGGCACGTGATGGTCGAAAAAGTGGTGGGTACGGCAGAGCCACCAGCGAAACCCTTAATGAAACACGACCCAACTCGTCATGTGCATGACATTGTTCTTATCGGCGAATACAACATCGCGGGCGAATTTTGGTGTGTGTCCCGCTTATTTGAAGAGCTTGGTATTCGCATTTTGTGTTGTTTGGCGGGTGACACCTTATTTCATCAAATCCAAACTATGCATCGCGCCGACGCTTCTATGGTGGTTTGCGCACGGGCGCAGGTGAATGTGGCGCGTAGTTTAGAAGAAAAATGGGGCATTCCTTGGTTTGAGGGGAGTTTCTATGGCATTGAAGATACCTCTATCGCACTGCGCACCTTCGCTAAACTGCTTAACGACCCTAAGCTCACCGAAGAAACAGAGGCCTTAATTGCCCGTGAAGAAAAACGGCTTAGAGAGGCGTTAGCTCCGTATAAAGCACGTTTGGAAGGCAAGCGAGCATTGCTCTATACCGGCGGAGTGAAATCGTGGTCGGTTATTTCTGCGCTGAAAGATCTCGGTATTGAGTGTATTGCGACTGGGACGCGTAAATCGACTCAGTCGGACAAAAAACGCATCATCGACATTATGGGGCAAGATGCACTTATGCTCGATGAAGGTGGCGCAAGGCTGTTAATTGATACCTATCACCAGTTTCATGCTGATGTGATGATCGCGGGTGGACGTAATATGTACACCTCGTTGAAAGCGCGTTTACCTTTCTTGCATATCAACCAAGAGCGCGAACATGCCTATGCCGGATACGAGGGGATGATTCGCCTCGCGATCGAACTGTGCCGCACCTTGGAAGCGCCTATTTGGGATGTCGCACGTAGCAGTGCGCCGTGGTTGAGTGAAAGCGTGGCAGAAGAAGCGCCCGCGACTCATCTTGTTGTGAATCATCGTGGCTAA
- the nifH gene encoding nitrogenase iron protein has product MAIRQCAIYGKGGIGKSTTTQNLVAALAELGKKVMIIGCDPKADSTRLILHSKAQNTIMEMAAQAGTVEDIELEDVLKVGFGDVRCVESGGPEPGVGCAGRGVITAINFLEEEGAYEDDLDFVFYDVLGDVVCGGFAMPIRENKAQEIYIVCSGEMMAMYAANNISKGICKYATTGSVRLAGLICNSRNTDREDELIEALAAKIGTQMIHFVPRDNIVQRAEIRRMTVIEYDTKCKQADEYRTLAQKIIDNQLFVVPKPVTMDELEELLMEFGIIDEEDESIIGKKADEVAA; this is encoded by the coding sequence ATGGCAATTCGTCAATGTGCAATCTACGGTAAAGGTGGTATCGGTAAATCAACCACAACACAAAACCTTGTTGCAGCCCTCGCCGAACTCGGCAAAAAAGTCATGATCATAGGATGTGACCCCAAAGCAGACTCCACTCGTTTGATTCTGCACTCTAAAGCGCAAAACACCATCATGGAAATGGCCGCTCAAGCCGGCACGGTTGAAGACATCGAATTAGAAGATGTATTGAAAGTCGGTTTTGGCGATGTTCGCTGCGTTGAATCAGGCGGTCCAGAGCCTGGTGTGGGTTGTGCTGGTCGTGGTGTTATCACCGCCATCAACTTCCTTGAAGAAGAAGGTGCCTACGAAGACGATTTGGACTTCGTATTTTATGACGTACTAGGTGACGTTGTGTGTGGTGGTTTCGCCATGCCAATTCGTGAAAACAAAGCACAAGAAATCTACATCGTATGTTCTGGTGAAATGATGGCGATGTACGCGGCCAACAACATTTCTAAAGGGATTTGTAAATACGCAACCACCGGTAGTGTGCGTTTAGCTGGCCTTATCTGTAACTCTCGTAACACCGATCGTGAAGATGAATTGATCGAAGCGTTAGCCGCTAAGATCGGTACACAAATGATTCACTTTGTTCCCCGTGACAACATCGTACAACGCGCTGAAATCCGTCGTATGACAGTGATCGAATACGACACCAAATGCAAACAAGCGGATGAATACCGTACGTTGGCACAAAAGATCATTGATAACCAACTTTTCGTCGTGCCTAAGCCTGTCACGATGGATGAACTGGAAGAGCTGCTAATGGAATTCGGCATTATCGACGAGGAAGACGAATCCATCATCGGTAAGAAAGCGGACGAAGTCGCTGCCTAA
- the nifN gene encoding nitrogenase iron-molybdenum cofactor biosynthesis protein NifN, with protein sequence MPKIIKQNTPLVTQPLRTSSATGAILASFGIRRTVPLLHGAQGCSAFAKVFLIGHLREPIPLQNTAIDQVSAVMGGDDNLFEALCTLCDKNAPELITVMTTGLTELQGTDLFRVVSQFRRDKPQYNATRVVTMHTPDFTGSMQSGFAYAVNCLVKQLVKEPTRRQKQRVQVNVLSSVGMTAADIDTIKQYLSAFDIEGIFVPDLSLSLDGHLGDDDFSPTSMGGTSVLEIEMMSESDATLVFGDSLTDTGVWLEKRFGIPAFNFGMGMTIEQVDRFVMSLAKLSGKEVPSWITRARQRLQDAMLDSHFVLTHETYAIALEPDLAKGYAGLIAAMGGRIHQVITTSQDAGLDNLACDEVIIGDLAQLDKSYPDLRLVVSNSHAAVLCEPTIPVLRAGYPVSDRYGNMDVRQFGYEGMRERLFAMANSMIITAKEEVEPHISAYRFTAQEVKQNRGAA encoded by the coding sequence ATGCCAAAAATCATCAAACAAAATACCCCTTTGGTTACCCAACCGCTGCGCACTAGCTCAGCAACGGGCGCGATTTTAGCAAGTTTCGGGATTCGCCGCACCGTGCCGCTGTTGCATGGCGCACAAGGGTGCAGTGCCTTTGCCAAAGTGTTCCTTATTGGTCATTTACGTGAGCCGATTCCATTACAAAACACCGCGATAGACCAAGTGTCGGCAGTGATGGGCGGTGACGACAATTTGTTCGAAGCGCTTTGTACGTTATGCGACAAAAACGCACCAGAGCTGATTACCGTGATGACCACAGGGCTGACCGAATTGCAAGGTACCGACCTGTTTCGCGTCGTCAGTCAGTTTCGCCGCGATAAACCGCAATACAACGCCACGCGGGTCGTCACCATGCACACCCCCGATTTTACCGGTTCAATGCAAAGTGGTTTTGCTTATGCGGTCAATTGCTTGGTTAAACAGCTAGTGAAAGAGCCCACTCGCCGACAAAAACAGCGCGTGCAAGTCAATGTGCTGAGCAGCGTCGGTATGACTGCCGCCGACATCGATACCATTAAGCAGTACCTAAGTGCGTTTGATATTGAAGGGATTTTTGTGCCGGATCTGTCGCTCTCCCTCGATGGTCATTTAGGTGACGACGATTTCTCACCGACCAGCATGGGGGGCACTTCGGTACTGGAAATTGAAATGATGTCGGAAAGCGATGCCACTTTGGTGTTTGGCGACTCGTTAACCGACACTGGGGTATGGTTGGAAAAACGCTTTGGGATACCTGCATTCAATTTTGGTATGGGCATGACCATCGAACAGGTAGACCGCTTTGTGATGAGCCTAGCTAAGCTCAGTGGTAAAGAAGTTCCTAGTTGGATCACTCGCGCCCGTCAGCGGCTGCAGGATGCAATGCTCGATAGCCATTTTGTGCTCACTCATGAAACCTATGCCATTGCCCTTGAGCCTGATCTGGCGAAAGGTTATGCCGGTTTAATTGCTGCGATGGGCGGACGTATCCATCAGGTGATCACCACCAGTCAAGATGCTGGGCTAGACAATCTTGCCTGTGACGAAGTGATCATTGGCGATCTCGCTCAGCTCGATAAATCCTATCCCGATTTGCGTTTGGTGGTGAGTAACAGCCATGCGGCGGTACTGTGTGAACCCACTATTCCAGTATTGCGCGCTGGTTATCCCGTGTCGGATCGCTACGGCAATATGGACGTACGCCAATTTGGTTATGAAGGAATGCGCGAGCGCTTATTTGCAATGGCCAACAGCATGATCATCACTGCAAAAGAGGAAGTGGAACCTCACATCAGCGCCTATCGTTTTACCGCGCAAGAGGTCAAACAAAACCGAGGTGCTGCATGA
- a CDS encoding oligogalacturonate-specific porin KdgM family protein has product MKFKIMSAASLLVLTSVQAYATDVVDDTVKGKTYLQYEHNYKTEKRSHGDSIKLVHKTPDRWGFEVKFGMYPKAIDSAYQNYYGGSAGFVLSKTYKLNKKASLTPQFEIDFQSDSLQYLGGAKISYKLTPEWNTYFRYRYQFRDYASTDSYKTTNVDIGGTSTPVTYLAKGNIGTHRLESGISYRGIENWTLQYILLYDYSDYTNSPKSCNSDGCTSLDYAQFNNKKGYLYSKFKIQYQGIKTVIPYFEIDQKSVSSTSNKEQAALKLGFNWYF; this is encoded by the coding sequence ATGAAATTCAAAATTATGAGTGCTGCCAGTTTATTGGTCTTAACATCAGTCCAAGCGTACGCTACAGACGTTGTCGATGATACCGTAAAAGGTAAAACTTACTTGCAGTATGAACACAACTATAAAACAGAAAAGCGCTCCCACGGCGATTCGATCAAATTAGTACACAAAACGCCAGACCGGTGGGGCTTTGAAGTGAAATTTGGCATGTACCCAAAAGCCATTGATTCTGCATACCAAAACTATTATGGCGGTAGTGCGGGCTTCGTTTTGTCTAAAACCTACAAATTGAATAAGAAAGCCAGTTTAACACCACAGTTTGAAATCGATTTTCAAAGCGATAGCCTTCAATATTTAGGTGGCGCAAAGATCTCTTACAAGCTGACTCCAGAATGGAATACTTATTTTCGTTACCGGTACCAATTTAGAGATTATGCGAGCACCGATAGTTATAAAACAACCAATGTAGATATAGGTGGAACATCAACACCGGTTACCTATCTAGCAAAAGGTAATATTGGCACTCACCGACTGGAATCGGGAATATCTTATCGAGGCATCGAAAACTGGACACTGCAGTATATCCTTCTTTACGACTACTCAGATTATACCAACAGCCCGAAATCTTGTAACTCAGACGGATGCACATCTCTTGATTACGCTCAGTTCAATAATAAAAAAGGGTATTTGTATAGCAAGTTCAAAATACAATATCAGGGTATAAAGACCGTAATCCCCTATTTTGAAATCGATCAGAAATCTGTTTCTAGTACATCCAACAAGGAACAAGCGGCCCTTAAATTAGGCTTTAACTGGTATTTCTAA
- the nifT gene encoding putative nitrogen fixation protein NifT — protein MANVMIQYNEGNELCLYIAKKDLEVAITTMEFDTDEKWGGEIHLASGAIYHIDPVAKPKLPISVRAKRLQAA, from the coding sequence ATGGCGAATGTGATGATTCAATACAACGAAGGCAATGAACTGTGCCTTTATATTGCAAAAAAAGATTTGGAAGTGGCGATCACTACAATGGAATTTGATACCGATGAAAAGTGGGGCGGTGAGATCCACTTAGCGAGCGGTGCCATCTATCATATTGATCCGGTGGCGAAACCCAAGTTACCTATTTCGGTGCGGGCCAAGCGGCTACAAGCAGCGTAG
- the nifD gene encoding nitrogenase molybdenum-iron protein alpha chain yields MDMNKEQMQSLVDEVLEVYPEVAKAERAKHIVVNDASQDSSKCISSNRKATPGVMTIRGCAYAGSKGVVWGPVKDMIHISHGPVGCGQYSRAGRRNYYVGTTGVDSFGTIDFTTDFQERDIVFGGDKKLSAAIDEIEALFPLSKGISVQSECPVGLIGDDIEAVAKTKSAELGKKIVPVRCEGFRGVSQSLGHHIANDTIRDYVLNDSDEKEFETTDYDVAIIGDYNIGGDAWSSRIILEDMGLRVVAQWSGDGTLPEMENTPKVKLNLVHCYRSMNYIVRYMEEKHGIPWVEYNLFGPTKIAESMRKIAAFFDEKIQKQTEEVIARYTEQWNTVIEKYRPRLEGKKVMLYVGGLRPRHVIGAYEDLGMDIVGAGYEFAHNDDYVKTTPVMKDAALIFDDAATYELEEFVKALKPDLIGSGVKEKYVFHKMGYPFRQMHSWDYSGPYHGVDGFAIFARDMDMTLNNPCWAKMKAPWEEPSEVKSEESLAKSA; encoded by the coding sequence ATGGATATGAATAAAGAGCAAATGCAGTCGTTAGTCGATGAAGTGTTGGAAGTTTATCCTGAGGTTGCCAAGGCGGAACGTGCCAAACACATTGTCGTCAACGATGCTAGCCAAGACAGCAGTAAATGCATCAGCTCCAACCGCAAAGCGACACCTGGGGTAATGACTATTCGTGGTTGTGCTTATGCGGGCTCAAAAGGGGTGGTGTGGGGACCTGTGAAAGATATGATTCACATCTCCCATGGCCCTGTCGGTTGTGGTCAATATTCACGAGCTGGACGTCGTAACTACTACGTCGGGACCACAGGGGTTGATAGCTTTGGTACGATCGATTTTACCACTGACTTTCAAGAACGCGACATCGTGTTTGGTGGGGATAAAAAACTCTCTGCTGCGATTGATGAAATTGAAGCGTTATTTCCTTTATCTAAAGGGATTTCAGTCCAATCGGAATGTCCGGTGGGTTTGATTGGGGATGACATCGAAGCGGTAGCGAAAACTAAAAGTGCGGAGCTAGGCAAAAAAATTGTCCCGGTGCGCTGTGAAGGTTTCCGTGGGGTTTCTCAATCATTAGGCCACCACATTGCCAACGATACCATTCGTGATTACGTGCTTAATGATTCCGACGAAAAAGAGTTTGAAACCACAGATTATGATGTCGCCATCATTGGTGACTACAACATCGGTGGTGATGCTTGGTCTTCTCGTATCATTCTTGAAGATATGGGATTACGTGTTGTGGCTCAGTGGTCTGGTGACGGTACGCTGCCTGAAATGGAAAACACACCAAAAGTGAAATTGAATCTGGTGCATTGCTACCGTTCAATGAACTACATCGTGCGTTATATGGAAGAAAAACACGGTATTCCATGGGTGGAGTACAACCTGTTTGGTCCAACCAAAATTGCAGAGTCTATGCGCAAAATTGCAGCGTTCTTCGATGAAAAGATCCAAAAGCAGACCGAAGAAGTGATTGCTCGTTATACCGAACAATGGAACACGGTAATTGAAAAATACCGTCCACGTTTGGAAGGTAAAAAAGTGATGCTGTATGTCGGTGGTTTACGTCCTCGTCACGTCATTGGCGCATATGAAGATCTGGGTATGGATATTGTGGGTGCCGGTTATGAATTCGCGCACAACGATGACTATGTCAAAACCACACCCGTGATGAAAGACGCGGCGCTTATCTTCGATGATGCAGCTACTTACGAGCTGGAAGAGTTTGTCAAAGCCCTCAAACCAGACTTGATTGGTTCTGGGGTGAAAGAGAAATACGTGTTCCACAAGATGGGCTACCCCTTCCGCCAAATGCACAGTTGGGACTATTCCGGTCCTTATCATGGTGTGGATGGCTTCGCTATTTTTGCTCGCGACATGGATATGACGTTGAACAACCCTTGCTGGGCAAAAATGAAGGCACCTTGGGAAGAGCCTTCAGAGGTGAAAAGTGAAGAGAGCTTGGCTAAGTCTGCATAA